The Chroicocephalus ridibundus chromosome 17, bChrRid1.1, whole genome shotgun sequence genome window below encodes:
- the GJC1 gene encoding gap junction gamma-1 protein, whose amino-acid sequence MSWSFLTRLLEEIHNHSTFVGKIWLTVLIVFRIVLTAVGGESIYYDEQSKFVCNTEQPGCENVCYDAFAPLSHVRFWVFQIILVATPSVMYLGYAIHKIARMVEHSEADRRIRSKSFSMRWKQHRGLEETEEDHEEDPMMYPEIELESERENKEQQAPAKAKHDGRRRIREDGLMKIYVLQLLARTTFEIGFLVGQYFLYGFEVSPIFVCSRKPCPHKIDCFISRPTEKTIFLLIMYGVSCMCLLLNVWEMIHLGFGTIRDTLNNKRKELEDSGTYNYPFTWNTPSAPPGYNIAVKPEQMQYTELSNAKMAYKQNKANIAQEQQYGSNEENIPADLENLQREIKVAQERLDLAIQAYNNQNNPGSSREKKSKAGSNKSSASSKSGDGKNSVWI is encoded by the coding sequence ATGAGTTGGAGTTTTCTGACCCGTCTGTTAGAGGAGATCCACAATCACTCAACCTTTGTTGGCAAAATCTGGCTGACGGTGTTGATTGTGTTTCGGATTGTTCTAACTGCTGTGGGAGGAGAGTCCATTTATTACGATGAACAAAGCAAGTTTGTGTGCAACACGGAGCAGCCCGGCTGCGAGAATGTGTGTTACGATGCTTTCGCTCCTCTTTCGCATGTGAGGTTTTGGGTCTTTCAGATCATTCTTGTTGCCACTCCATCTGTGATGTATTTAGGCTATGCAATTCATAAAATCGCCCGGATGGTGGAACACAGCGAAGCCGACAGAAGAATCAGAAGCAAAAGTTTTTCCATGCGCTGGAAACAACACCGTGGCTTAGAGGAAACTGAGGAGGACCACGAGGAAGACCCTATGATGTACCCAGAAATAGAGCTGGAGAGCGAACGGGAGAATAAAGAGCAGCAGGCCCCTGCCAAAGCCAAGCATGATGGCAGGCGGCGAATCCGGGAGGATGGACTCATGAAAATTTATGTCCTGCAGCTTCTGGCGAGGACTACGTTTGAAATCGGCTTTCTCGTGGGTCAGTATTTTTTGTACGGCTTTGAGGTCAGCCCCATATTTGTGTGCAGCAGGAAGCCGTGCCCGCACAAAATAGATTGTTTCATTTCCAGGCCAACCGAAAAGACCATTTTCCTGCTAATAATGTACGGGGTGAGCTGCATGTGTTTACTTTTGAATGTCTGGGAGATGATCCATTTGGGATTTGGCACAATCCGGGACACGTTGAACAACAAGAGAAAAGAGCTGGAGGACTCCGGTACCTATAACTACCCCTTTACTTGGAATACGCCATCTGCTCCTCCTGGCTATAACATCGCCGTCAAGCCAGAGCAAATGCAATATACCGAACTGTCCAACGCCAAAATGGCCTACAAACAGAACAAAGCCAATATAGCTCAGGAACAGCAGTATGGAAGCAACGAAGAAAACATTCCTGCCGACCTGGAAAATCTGCAGAGGGAAATTAAAGTGGCTCAGGAGCGCCTGGACCTCGCCATCCAGGCttacaacaaccaaaacaaccccGGCAGTTCCAGAGAGAAGAAATCCAAAGCAGGCTCCAACAAAAGCAGTGCCAGTAGCAAGTCGGGAGATGGGAAGAACTCTGTCTGGATTTAA